A genomic segment from Ramlibacter agri encodes:
- a CDS encoding LysR family transcriptional regulator, whose protein sequence is MRDQALFDKIDLHLIRVLHTVLTERSVSKAALKLGMYQPAVSASLKRLRELAGDPLLVRSGAGMVPTDAGLRMIEPSASILRAAEMLFSDARGFEPQHATHTFRVAAADYLDPHFLPLLVSQIKAQAPLCSIEIQPLSATSDYHAQLAQGDVDVVVGNWLKPPEDLHLGKLFSDEIVCLVSRDHPAAKRGWTQEDWLEAEHIAPTPNYPGARGVIDDYLEGQGLRRNITARCPHFGLIPRMVASSLLVLTTGRQFCERFTERLPVQVLPCPVDFPQLVYYQLWHERTHASAAGRWLRERVKSVAASLKQQ, encoded by the coding sequence ATGAGAGACCAGGCGCTTTTCGACAAGATCGACCTCCACTTGATCAGGGTCCTGCATACCGTGCTCACCGAACGCAGCGTTTCGAAAGCCGCTCTCAAGCTGGGGATGTACCAGCCTGCGGTGTCGGCGTCGCTGAAGCGGCTGCGGGAACTGGCCGGCGACCCCTTGCTGGTGCGTTCGGGCGCCGGGATGGTGCCCACGGATGCAGGATTGCGCATGATCGAGCCGAGCGCAAGCATCCTCCGTGCCGCCGAGATGCTGTTCTCCGACGCGCGCGGCTTCGAACCGCAGCACGCCACGCACACCTTCCGGGTTGCCGCCGCGGACTACCTGGACCCGCACTTCCTGCCGCTGCTGGTGTCGCAGATCAAGGCGCAGGCGCCGTTGTGCAGCATCGAGATCCAGCCCCTCTCGGCCACCTCCGACTACCACGCGCAGCTGGCGCAGGGCGACGTCGACGTGGTGGTCGGCAACTGGCTCAAGCCGCCCGAGGACCTGCACCTGGGCAAGCTGTTTTCCGATGAGATCGTCTGCCTGGTCTCCCGCGACCACCCCGCCGCCAAGCGGGGTTGGACGCAGGAAGACTGGCTCGAGGCCGAGCACATCGCGCCCACCCCCAACTACCCGGGGGCCCGCGGCGTCATCGACGACTACCTGGAAGGCCAGGGCCTGCGCCGTAACATCACGGCCCGCTGCCCGCATTTCGGCCTGATCCCGCGCATGGTGGCATCGAGCTTGCTCGTGCTGACCACCGGCCGGCAGTTCTGCGAACGGTTCACGGAGCGCCTGCCGGTGCAGGTGCTGCCATGCCCGGTCGACTTCCCCCAGCTCGTCTACTACCAGCTCTGGCACGAGCGGACGCACGCGTCCGCGGCCGGGCGCTGGCTGCGCGAGCGGGTGAAGAGTGTGGCGGCGTCGTTAAAACAGCAGTGA
- a CDS encoding ABC transporter ATP-binding protein gives MSIPRLQLAHITKRYPSVVANSDVSLTVQAGETHAVLGENGAGKSTLMKVIYGAVKPDEGSVLFNGQPVHIRNPQEARALGISMVFQHFSLFDTLTVAENVWLGLDKSLTLNQVTHSISAKAKEYGLDVDPTRPVHTLSVGEMQRVEIIRALLTNPKLLILDEPTSVLTPQAVEKLFVVLKQLASEGCSILYISHKLHEIRELCTACTVMRAGQVTGECDPRRESNASLSRMMIGAEPPELEHHERQPGEVVLGVKSLSLPADDQFGHDLDDITFEVRSGEVVGIAGVSGNGQRELLFALSGEDRRAPHESIQVAGKAVGRSGPALRRHLGLHFVPEERLGRGAVPSLGLAHNLLLTRTDAIGKSGWIAMKALKRQAAGIIQRFNVKAGGPDAAARSLSGGNLQKFIVGREIDAKPKLLIVSQPTWGVDVGAAAQIRGEILKLRDEGCAVLVLSEELDELFEVSDRMHVIAKGRLSPSIDRARATVTQIGEWMSGLWVVHQLRETPGGSPRREDNQESQGHV, from the coding sequence TTGAGCATTCCGCGACTCCAGCTCGCGCACATCACCAAGCGCTATCCCTCCGTGGTGGCGAACAGTGACGTGTCGCTGACGGTCCAGGCCGGCGAGACCCACGCCGTGCTGGGCGAGAACGGCGCCGGCAAGTCGACGCTGATGAAGGTCATCTACGGGGCCGTCAAGCCCGACGAAGGCAGCGTCCTCTTCAACGGCCAGCCGGTGCACATCCGCAACCCGCAGGAAGCGCGGGCGCTGGGCATCAGCATGGTGTTCCAGCACTTCAGCCTGTTCGACACGCTGACGGTGGCCGAGAACGTCTGGCTCGGCCTCGACAAGAGCCTCACGCTCAACCAGGTCACCCACAGCATCAGCGCCAAGGCCAAGGAATACGGGCTGGACGTCGACCCGACGCGCCCGGTGCACACGCTGTCGGTGGGCGAGATGCAGCGCGTGGAGATCATCCGCGCGCTGCTGACCAACCCCAAGCTGCTGATCCTGGACGAGCCGACCTCGGTGCTGACGCCGCAGGCGGTGGAGAAGCTGTTCGTGGTGCTGAAGCAGCTGGCTTCCGAAGGCTGCTCCATCCTCTACATCAGCCACAAGCTGCACGAGATCCGCGAGCTGTGCACCGCCTGCACGGTGATGCGCGCCGGCCAGGTCACGGGCGAATGCGACCCGCGGCGCGAGAGCAATGCCTCGCTGTCCCGCATGATGATCGGCGCCGAGCCGCCGGAGCTGGAGCACCACGAGCGCCAGCCGGGCGAAGTGGTGTTGGGCGTGAAGAGCCTGAGCCTGCCGGCCGACGACCAGTTCGGCCACGACCTGGACGACATCACGTTCGAGGTGCGCTCGGGCGAGGTCGTGGGCATCGCGGGCGTTTCCGGCAACGGCCAGCGCGAACTGCTGTTCGCGCTCTCGGGCGAGGACCGCCGTGCGCCGCACGAGTCCATCCAGGTCGCCGGCAAGGCGGTGGGCCGCTCCGGGCCGGCGCTCCGGCGCCACCTGGGCCTGCACTTCGTGCCGGAGGAGCGCCTGGGCCGTGGCGCGGTGCCTTCGCTGGGCCTCGCGCACAACCTGCTGCTGACGCGCACCGACGCCATCGGCAAGAGCGGCTGGATAGCCATGAAGGCGCTCAAGCGCCAGGCGGCCGGCATCATCCAGCGCTTCAACGTCAAGGCCGGCGGCCCGGACGCGGCGGCACGCTCGCTGTCCGGCGGCAACCTGCAGAAGTTCATCGTCGGCCGCGAGATCGATGCGAAGCCGAAGCTGCTGATCGTCTCGCAGCCGACCTGGGGCGTGGACGTGGGCGCCGCGGCGCAGATCCGCGGCGAGATCCTGAAGCTGCGCGACGAAGGCTGCGCGGTGCTGGTGCTGTCGGAAGAACTGGACGAACTGTTCGAGGTGTCCGACCGCATGCATGTGATCGCCAAGGGCCGGCTGTCGCCGTCGATCGACCGCGCACGGGCGACGGTGACGCAGATCGGTGAGTGGATGTCGGGACTGTGGGTGGTGCATCAGCTTCGTGAAACGCCGGGGGGCTCGCCGCGCCGGGAAGACAACCAGGAAAGCCAAGGCCATGTTTAA
- a CDS encoding ABC transporter permease, with product MFKLEPRPEASRFWSLASPVLALAITVVLGVILFVALGKDPVRGLQVFFWEPISSGYRLGELMVKATPLLLIALGLAVCFRSNVWNIGAEGQFVLGAIAAGGVALLAGKDTTHWIVVPILLAGVLGGMAWAGITALLRDKFNANEILVSLMLVYVASLFLNYMVFGPWKDPAGYNFPQTKTFEAVTQIPRLFKGSRVNIGLILALLGVAGLWVFLFRTRAGFAQQVGGLAPAAARYAGFSSRKALWTALLISGGAAGLAGGLEVAGPVGQLTPYIPVGYGFAAIIVAFVGRLHPVGMVFSAILMSMFYIGGELAQSRLGLPKSLTGVFQGLLLFTLLACDTLMAYRIRFLPAAHAVKGA from the coding sequence ATGTTTAAGCTCGAACCCCGTCCCGAGGCTTCCCGGTTCTGGAGCCTGGCCTCGCCCGTGCTGGCGCTGGCCATCACCGTGGTCCTCGGCGTGATCCTGTTCGTGGCCCTGGGCAAGGACCCGGTGCGCGGCCTGCAGGTGTTCTTCTGGGAGCCGATCAGCTCCGGCTACCGCCTCGGCGAACTGATGGTGAAGGCCACGCCGCTGCTGCTGATCGCGCTGGGGCTGGCGGTGTGCTTCCGCTCCAACGTCTGGAACATCGGCGCCGAAGGCCAGTTCGTGCTGGGCGCCATCGCGGCTGGCGGCGTCGCGCTGCTGGCGGGCAAGGACACCACGCACTGGATCGTGGTGCCGATCCTGCTGGCCGGCGTGCTGGGTGGCATGGCCTGGGCCGGGATCACGGCCTTGCTGCGCGACAAGTTCAACGCCAACGAGATCCTGGTCAGCCTGATGCTGGTCTACGTGGCGAGCCTGTTCCTGAACTACATGGTGTTCGGCCCCTGGAAGGACCCGGCGGGCTACAACTTCCCGCAGACCAAGACCTTCGAGGCCGTCACGCAGATCCCGCGCCTGTTCAAGGGCTCGCGCGTGAACATCGGGCTGATCCTGGCGCTGCTGGGCGTGGCCGGCCTGTGGGTCTTCCTGTTCCGCACCCGCGCGGGCTTCGCGCAGCAGGTGGGCGGGCTGGCGCCGGCGGCGGCGCGCTACGCCGGTTTCTCCTCGCGCAAGGCGCTGTGGACGGCGCTGCTCATTTCCGGCGGCGCGGCGGGCCTGGCCGGTGGCCTGGAAGTGGCCGGCCCGGTCGGCCAGCTCACGCCCTACATCCCGGTCGGCTACGGCTTCGCGGCCATCATCGTGGCCTTCGTCGGGCGGCTGCATCCGGTGGGCATGGTGTTCTCCGCCATCCTCATGAGCATGTTCTACATCGGCGGCGAGCTGGCGCAGTCGCGCCTGGGGCTGCCCAAGTCGCTGACCGGCGTGTTCCAGGGCCTGCTGCTGTTCACGCTGCTGGCCTGCGACACGCTCATGGCCTACCGCATCCGCTTCCTGCCCGCCGCCCACGCCGTGAAAGGCGCCTGA
- a CDS encoding ABC transporter permease, whose translation MDTNSLALLFASMLNSGTVLAIAALGLLINEKAGIVNLGAEGIMLCAAIAGFATVVHTGNDWVGFAAGMAAGGALAAILGLLVIWLNTNQYATGLALSLFGAGFSAFAGQRFVQDKLPERPHFNIPLLGDIPVLGPALFRQHPMVYLAIALVAWLMWFLYRSRTGLVLRSVGESPESAHALGYPVRGIRLAAVVAGGALCGLAGAYMSIIYTPLWVEGMVAGKGWIALALTTFATWRPARVLLGAYLFGGVTMLQFHLQAIGVEVPSEFLNMLPYLATIVVLALISRNPAWIRINMPASLGKPFYPGT comes from the coding sequence ATGGACACGAATTCGCTCGCACTCCTGTTCGCCTCCATGCTCAATTCGGGCACGGTGCTGGCCATCGCCGCCCTGGGCCTGTTGATCAACGAGAAGGCCGGCATCGTCAACCTCGGAGCCGAGGGCATCATGCTGTGCGCCGCCATCGCCGGTTTTGCGACCGTGGTGCATACCGGCAACGACTGGGTGGGTTTCGCCGCCGGCATGGCCGCGGGCGGCGCGCTGGCCGCCATCCTGGGCCTGCTGGTGATCTGGCTGAACACCAACCAGTACGCCACCGGGCTGGCGCTATCGCTGTTCGGCGCCGGCTTTTCCGCCTTCGCGGGCCAGCGCTTCGTGCAGGACAAGCTGCCGGAGCGGCCGCATTTCAACATCCCGCTGCTGGGCGACATCCCGGTGCTGGGCCCGGCGCTGTTCCGCCAGCATCCCATGGTGTACCTGGCCATCGCGCTGGTGGCCTGGCTGATGTGGTTCCTCTACCGCTCGCGCACCGGCCTCGTGCTGCGCTCGGTGGGCGAGTCGCCCGAGTCGGCCCATGCCCTGGGCTACCCGGTGCGCGGCATCCGCCTGGCCGCCGTGGTGGCCGGCGGGGCCCTGTGCGGGCTGGCCGGCGCCTACATGTCCATCATCTACACCCCGCTGTGGGTGGAGGGCATGGTGGCCGGCAAGGGCTGGATCGCGCTGGCCCTGACCACCTTCGCGACCTGGCGCCCGGCACGGGTGTTGCTTGGAGCCTACTTGTTCGGCGGCGTGACGATGCTGCAGTTCCACCTGCAGGCGATCGGGGTGGAGGTGCCCAGCGAATTCCTCAACATGCTGCCCTACCTGGCCACCATCGTGGTGCTGGCGCTGATCTCCCGCAACCCCGCGTGGATCCGCATCAACATGCCGGCATCGCTTGGTAAGCCCTTCTATCCCGGCACATAA
- a CDS encoding BMP family ABC transporter substrate-binding protein, whose translation MTDLKKRNLMRAAALAAAVAGLAACSKQEAPAPAPAAAPAPAPAAAAPAPAPQKLKVAFAYVGPVGDGGWTFAHDNARKAVQQEFGDKIETSFVENVPEGADAERVMRDMVSQGNKLIFGTTFGYMEPMLKVAADNADVKFEHATGYKTAPNMRTYDSRTYEGAYMAGVVAGAMTKTNTLGVVGSVPIPEVLRNINSFTMGAQSVNPKVKTKVVWVGDWHNPPKETDAATSLINGGADVLMQNTDSSAVLQTAEKMGKRAFGWDSDMSAYGPKAHLGSAVINWAPYYKKAVGDVLNNTWTTGQSWWGVKEGAIDFVSVAADVPEATKKKLDEVKAGLKDGSFVIWKGPIVDNTGKEMVAKDQAADDKFLGGINFYVKGVEGKVPGGDKK comes from the coding sequence ATGACCGACCTGAAGAAACGGAACCTGATGCGCGCAGCCGCCCTGGCGGCGGCTGTTGCGGGCCTGGCGGCCTGCAGCAAGCAGGAAGCTCCCGCGCCCGCTCCGGCGGCAGCGCCGGCTCCCGCACCGGCGGCCGCGGCGCCCGCGCCCGCTCCGCAGAAGCTCAAGGTGGCTTTCGCCTACGTGGGCCCGGTGGGCGACGGCGGCTGGACCTTCGCGCACGACAACGCCCGCAAGGCGGTGCAGCAGGAGTTCGGCGACAAGATCGAGACCAGCTTCGTCGAGAACGTGCCGGAAGGCGCCGACGCCGAGCGCGTGATGCGCGACATGGTGAGCCAGGGCAACAAGCTGATCTTCGGCACCACCTTCGGCTACATGGAGCCCATGCTGAAGGTCGCGGCCGACAACGCCGACGTCAAGTTCGAGCATGCCACCGGCTACAAGACGGCGCCCAACATGCGCACGTACGACAGCCGCACCTACGAAGGCGCGTACATGGCCGGCGTGGTCGCGGGCGCGATGACCAAGACCAACACGCTGGGCGTGGTGGGCTCGGTGCCGATCCCCGAGGTGCTGCGCAACATCAACAGCTTCACCATGGGCGCGCAGTCGGTCAACCCGAAGGTCAAGACCAAGGTGGTCTGGGTCGGCGACTGGCACAACCCCCCGAAGGAAACCGACGCGGCCACCTCGCTGATCAACGGCGGCGCCGACGTGCTGATGCAGAACACCGACTCGTCGGCCGTGCTGCAGACCGCCGAGAAGATGGGCAAGCGCGCCTTCGGCTGGGACAGCGACATGAGCGCCTACGGCCCGAAGGCCCACCTGGGCTCCGCCGTCATCAACTGGGCTCCGTACTACAAGAAGGCCGTCGGCGACGTCCTGAACAACACCTGGACGACCGGCCAGAGCTGGTGGGGCGTGAAGGAAGGCGCGATCGACTTCGTCTCCGTGGCCGCCGACGTGCCGGAAGCCACCAAGAAGAAGCTCGACGAGGTCAAGGCCGGCCTGAAGGACGGCAGCTTCGTGATCTGGAAGGGCCCGATCGTCGACAACACGGGCAAGGAAATGGTGGCCAAGGACCAGGCCGCCGACGACAAGTTCCTGGGTGGCATCAACTTCTACGTCAAGGGCGTGGAAGGCAAGGTGCCGGGCGGCGACAAGAAGTAA
- a CDS encoding aromatic ring-hydroxylating oxygenase subunit alpha — protein sequence MIEKQHWHPVIAAEAVGTAPVAARLLEEDLVLWRDGAGQLHAWSDRCPHRGAKLSLGRVEGDRLECAYHGWQFDAEARCRHVPALPDFVPPAGHRAQAYEVCEAHGLAWVRLAPGNVPLPAFAAEGDARLRKLNCGPYDVHASAPRVVENFLDLTHFAFVHEGWLGARGAAAVDAYRVEETPTGLRATECRAWQPQSNLHSTAPAQVEYTYEVTGPYAGVLTKIPEAGTVAVADWNEAIALFICPLEPERCRVWFRLAVADFESPDDKLRAFQDTIFRQDQPVLESQRPKRLPLDLRAELHTAADRASAMYRRHLSKLGITFGVL from the coding sequence ATGATCGAGAAGCAACACTGGCATCCCGTCATCGCCGCCGAGGCGGTGGGCACCGCGCCGGTCGCCGCGCGCCTGCTGGAAGAGGACCTCGTGCTGTGGCGCGACGGCGCCGGCCAGCTCCACGCGTGGTCCGACCGCTGCCCACACCGCGGTGCGAAGCTGTCCCTGGGCCGGGTTGAAGGCGACCGGCTGGAATGCGCCTATCACGGCTGGCAGTTCGACGCCGAGGCCCGATGCCGCCACGTTCCCGCCCTGCCTGATTTCGTTCCGCCCGCAGGACACCGCGCGCAGGCCTACGAGGTCTGCGAGGCGCATGGCCTGGCCTGGGTGCGGCTTGCTCCCGGCAACGTGCCGCTGCCGGCTTTCGCCGCCGAAGGCGACGCGCGCCTGCGCAAGCTCAATTGCGGTCCCTACGACGTGCATGCGAGCGCGCCGCGGGTGGTCGAGAACTTCCTGGACCTGACGCACTTCGCCTTCGTGCACGAAGGCTGGCTGGGCGCGCGCGGCGCGGCCGCCGTCGATGCCTACCGCGTCGAAGAGACGCCCACCGGCCTGCGCGCGACCGAGTGCCGGGCCTGGCAGCCGCAGTCCAACCTGCATTCCACCGCGCCGGCGCAGGTGGAGTACACGTATGAAGTCACCGGCCCCTATGCGGGCGTGCTGACGAAGATCCCGGAGGCGGGCACCGTCGCCGTGGCGGACTGGAACGAGGCGATCGCGCTGTTCATCTGCCCGCTGGAGCCGGAGCGCTGCCGCGTGTGGTTCCGCCTGGCCGTGGCCGATTTCGAATCGCCGGACGACAAGCTGCGCGCCTTCCAGGACACCATCTTCCGCCAGGACCAGCCGGTGCTGGAGTCGCAACGACCCAAGCGGCTGCCGCTGGACCTGCGGGCCGAACTGCACACGGCGGCCGACCGCGCCTCGGCTATGTACCGGCGCCACCTGTCCAAACTGGGAATCACTTTCGGAGTGCTTTGA
- a CDS encoding adenosine deaminase has protein sequence MSTSLPALLAAMPKAELHIHIEGSLEPELIFQLAQRNGVAIPYASVEELRKAYAFTNLQSFLDIYYAGASVLLKEQDFYDMAWAYLRKAAADNVIRTEIFFDPQTHTARGVSMETVVNGLHRACVDAKTMGVDAELILCFLRHLSEEDAFLTLEQALPLRDKFIGVGLDSSELGHPPEKFARVFAKCRALGLHLVAHAGEEGPPAYVWAALDVLKVERIDHGVQSVKDPALMQRLAQDRIPLTVCPLSNLKLCVFPKLADHNIRQLLDAGLVATVNSDDPAYFGGYMNDNFLQTFAATGLAKEHAYRLAANSFEGSFAEAGAKRRYLERLDQAFAAQG, from the coding sequence ATGTCCACCTCCCTGCCCGCGCTGCTCGCGGCCATGCCCAAGGCCGAACTGCACATCCACATCGAAGGCTCGCTGGAGCCGGAGCTGATCTTCCAGCTGGCGCAGCGCAACGGCGTGGCGATTCCGTACGCCAGCGTCGAAGAGCTGCGCAAGGCCTATGCCTTCACCAACCTCCAGAGCTTCCTGGACATCTACTACGCCGGCGCCAGCGTGCTGCTGAAGGAGCAGGATTTCTACGACATGGCCTGGGCCTACCTGCGGAAGGCGGCGGCCGACAACGTGATCCGCACGGAGATCTTCTTCGACCCGCAGACGCACACGGCGCGCGGCGTGTCGATGGAGACCGTCGTCAACGGCCTGCATCGCGCCTGCGTCGACGCCAAGACCATGGGCGTCGATGCGGAGCTGATCCTCTGCTTCCTGCGCCACCTGAGCGAGGAAGACGCCTTCCTGACACTGGAGCAGGCGCTGCCGTTGCGCGACAAGTTCATCGGCGTCGGGCTGGACTCGAGCGAGCTGGGGCATCCGCCGGAGAAGTTCGCGCGCGTGTTCGCCAAGTGCCGCGCGCTGGGCCTGCACCTGGTCGCGCACGCGGGCGAGGAAGGCCCGCCGGCCTACGTGTGGGCCGCGCTCGACGTGCTGAAGGTGGAGCGGATCGACCACGGCGTGCAGTCGGTGAAGGACCCGGCGCTGATGCAGCGGCTGGCGCAGGACCGCATCCCGCTGACGGTGTGCCCGCTGTCGAACCTGAAGCTGTGCGTGTTTCCCAAGCTCGCCGACCACAACATCCGGCAGCTGCTGGATGCGGGGCTGGTGGCGACGGTCAACTCCGACGACCCGGCCTATTTCGGCGGCTACATGAACGACAACTTCCTGCAGACCTTCGCGGCGACGGGGCTGGCGAAGGAACATGCGTACCGGTTGGCGGCGAACAGCTTCGAAGGCAGCTTTGCCGAGGCCGGCGCCAAGCGGCGCTACCTGGAGCGGCTCGACCAGGCGTTCGCGGCGCAAGGTTAA
- a CDS encoding BMP family ABC transporter substrate-binding protein, with amino-acid sequence MYKNLAAAGIAAGLLFSTFPSTAQKNEPLKVGFVYVAPVTDAGWVHQHEEARLAVQAAFDGRVKTDYVENVPEGPDAERVIRDLASTGHKLIFASSFGYMEPMLKVAREFPDVKFESITGYKTAANVAAANARYYEGRYLSGIAAGRMTKSNVAGYVAGFPIPEVLQGINAFTLGMRSVNPKAQVKVVWINAWFDPAKEREAALTLMNQGADVLSFHTASTAVMQAAQERGKLAIAYHSDMRKTAPDAQLMAVTHQWADYYKKRTQAVLDGTWKPVNVWGGVKEGMIRVGWFGPKVPKAVQAEVLKRQDDIGAGRLRPFVGPIVDNEGHEVLAKGQAMTDDQILNMKFLVSGVQGKIAQ; translated from the coding sequence ATGTACAAAAACCTCGCCGCCGCAGGCATTGCGGCCGGCTTGCTTTTTTCCACTTTCCCGTCCACCGCGCAGAAGAACGAGCCGCTCAAGGTCGGCTTCGTCTATGTCGCGCCCGTCACCGATGCGGGCTGGGTGCACCAGCACGAAGAGGCGCGCCTTGCCGTGCAAGCCGCGTTCGATGGGCGCGTGAAGACGGATTACGTCGAGAACGTGCCCGAAGGCCCCGACGCGGAGCGCGTGATCCGCGATCTCGCGTCCACCGGCCACAAGCTGATCTTCGCTTCGAGCTTCGGCTACATGGAGCCGATGCTGAAGGTGGCGCGCGAATTCCCGGACGTGAAGTTCGAGTCCATCACCGGCTACAAGACGGCAGCCAACGTGGCGGCGGCCAACGCGCGTTATTACGAAGGCCGCTACCTGTCGGGCATCGCCGCGGGGCGCATGACCAAGAGCAACGTCGCCGGTTACGTCGCGGGCTTCCCGATTCCCGAGGTGCTGCAAGGCATCAACGCCTTCACCCTGGGCATGCGTTCGGTCAACCCGAAGGCGCAGGTGAAGGTGGTGTGGATCAACGCCTGGTTCGATCCGGCCAAGGAGCGCGAGGCCGCGCTGACGCTGATGAACCAGGGCGCCGACGTGCTGTCCTTCCACACCGCGTCCACAGCGGTGATGCAGGCGGCGCAGGAGCGCGGCAAGCTGGCCATCGCCTACCACTCGGACATGCGCAAGACCGCGCCCGATGCGCAGCTGATGGCGGTGACGCACCAGTGGGCCGACTACTACAAGAAGCGCACGCAGGCGGTGCTGGACGGGACCTGGAAGCCGGTGAACGTCTGGGGCGGCGTCAAGGAAGGGATGATCCGCGTCGGCTGGTTCGGGCCCAAGGTCCCCAAGGCGGTGCAGGCCGAGGTGCTGAAGCGGCAGGACGACATCGGCGCTGGCAGGCTGCGCCCCTTCGTGGGGCCCATCGTCGACAACGAGGGGCATGAGGTGCTGGCGAAGGGCCAGGCCATGACGGACGACCAGATACTGAATATGAAGTTTCTCGTATCCGGCGTGCAGGGGAAGATCGCACAATAG
- the guaD gene encoding guanine deaminase, which produces MQAFRAALLRFDDQGQALYDEDGLLVVGPGADGRKVVRAAGAYARLKDNFPGVAIEHLPGRILAPGFLDLHVHFPQTDVIGSPAEGLLPWLENYTFPHEARFSDPVYARGVAEVFLDELQRNGVTTALTFCTSHPHSVDALMEEAQRRRLRLIGGKVLQDRHSPDGVRDETEQSLLDTEALIRRWHGTDRLGYAITPRFAPSCSEAQLRGAGELAAQHRDVWIQSHVAENKDEIRWARELFPRSRSYLAIYQDFGLMRERAIYAHCIHFDDADRQLMRDTGAAAAVSPTSNLFLGSGFFDYEGARRVGFKHGLASDVGGGTSFCPFHTMLAAYYVGREGQTKPGLSLSPQNLWWQHTAGAAQALGLEGVVGNLQPGCEADFLVLNPKATPLLARKTSNAQDLDELLFSLIVLADDRAVERVYIDGAPA; this is translated from the coding sequence ATGCAAGCCTTCCGCGCCGCCCTGCTTCGCTTCGACGACCAAGGACAAGCCCTCTACGACGAGGACGGCCTGCTGGTCGTCGGCCCCGGCGCCGATGGCCGCAAGGTGGTGCGCGCAGCCGGCGCCTACGCGCGGCTGAAGGACAACTTCCCCGGCGTCGCCATCGAGCATCTGCCGGGCCGCATCCTGGCGCCCGGCTTCCTGGACCTGCACGTCCACTTCCCGCAGACCGACGTGATCGGCTCGCCGGCCGAAGGCCTGCTGCCCTGGCTGGAGAACTACACCTTCCCGCACGAGGCGCGCTTCAGCGACCCGGTCTATGCCCGCGGCGTGGCGGAGGTCTTCCTCGACGAGTTGCAGCGCAACGGCGTCACCACCGCGCTTACCTTCTGCACTTCGCACCCGCACTCGGTGGATGCATTGATGGAGGAAGCGCAGCGCCGGCGCCTGCGCCTGATCGGCGGCAAGGTCCTGCAGGACCGCCATTCGCCCGATGGCGTGCGCGACGAGACCGAGCAGTCGCTGCTGGACACCGAAGCGCTGATCCGCCGCTGGCATGGCACGGACCGCCTGGGCTATGCCATCACGCCGCGTTTCGCGCCCAGCTGCAGCGAAGCGCAGTTGCGCGGCGCCGGCGAACTGGCGGCGCAGCATCGCGACGTCTGGATCCAGTCGCACGTGGCCGAGAACAAGGACGAGATCCGCTGGGCGCGCGAGCTGTTCCCGCGCTCGCGCAGCTACCTGGCGATCTACCAGGACTTCGGCCTGATGCGGGAACGCGCCATCTACGCGCACTGCATCCACTTCGACGACGCGGACCGCCAGCTGATGCGCGACACCGGCGCGGCGGCGGCCGTCAGCCCCACCAGCAACCTGTTCCTGGGCAGCGGCTTCTTCGATTACGAGGGCGCGCGCCGGGTCGGTTTCAAGCACGGGCTGGCCAGCGACGTCGGCGGCGGCACCAGCTTCTGTCCCTTCCACACGATGCTGGCGGCCTACTACGTGGGGCGCGAAGGCCAGACCAAGCCGGGCCTGAGCCTGAGCCCGCAGAACCTGTGGTGGCAGCACACGGCCGGCGCCGCGCAGGCGCTGGGATTGGAAGGCGTGGTGGGCAATTTGCAGCCCGGGTGCGAGGCGGATTTCCTCGTGCTGAACCCGAAGGCCACGCCGCTGCTGGCGCGCAAGACTTCGAATGCGCAGGATCTCGATGAACTGCTGTTCTCGCTGATCGTGCTGGCGGACGACCGCGCGGTGGAGCGCGTCTACATCGACGGCGCGCCGGCCTGA
- a CDS encoding MOSC domain-containing protein, producing MQVVAISSSSSHSFSKSGSREIRLLEGLGVEGDAHCGTTVKHRSRVKRNPTQPNLRQVHLMHAELFDELSAQGLSVQPGEMGENITTRGVDLLALPVDTELSIGATAVVRVTGLRNPCHQIEDFQAGLLAAVLDRDAEGQLVRKAGVMGVVVASGVVRAGDGIRVRLPSGPHRALEPV from the coding sequence ATGCAGGTCGTCGCCATCAGCTCCAGTTCCAGCCACTCGTTCTCGAAATCCGGGTCCCGCGAAATCAGGCTCCTCGAAGGCCTGGGCGTCGAAGGCGATGCCCACTGCGGCACGACCGTCAAGCACCGCTCACGGGTGAAGCGGAATCCCACCCAGCCGAACCTGCGCCAGGTGCACCTGATGCATGCGGAGCTGTTCGACGAGCTTTCGGCCCAGGGCCTCAGTGTGCAGCCGGGGGAGATGGGCGAGAACATCACGACCCGGGGCGTCGACCTGCTGGCCTTGCCGGTAGACACCGAGTTGAGCATCGGCGCGACTGCGGTCGTACGCGTCACCGGGCTGCGGAACCCTTGCCACCAGATCGAGGATTTCCAGGCGGGCTTGCTGGCCGCGGTGCTGGATCGCGATGCGGAGGGCCAGCTGGTTCGCAAGGCGGGGGTGATGGGTGTGGTCGTTGCGAGCGGCGTTGTGCGTGCAGGCGACGGGATCCGCGTGCGTCTGCCCTCCGGGCCGCATCGGGCCCTGGAGCCCGTGTAA